Proteins from a genomic interval of Clostridium scatologenes:
- a CDS encoding S8 family serine peptidase, with the protein MFSIKNKLDKNLKIAITNKHYKNYRIIIHCKSLPEVIEKKIRTYKGNLIHSIPYINCISTILSSNAIERIIEYPEVDYVTFDDYALLCGNDIASSNKISFGKKCKLTGKNIGIGLIDSGVYPHTDLLTPSNKIKKFTDLLNNYSYPYDDNGHGTFMSGIISGSGYLSKGVNRGIAENSHLYCMKAFNSLGKGYISDILFSIATIISESEEYNIKVICLPFELISNDYFKLSLFEQLFKIASNNYNLTIVVPSGHNGNSECSISGIATLDNCITVGGLDTTKHNFKPYKYSSSGPFSKLEKPDICAAAVNICSLNTNKNYISERNGAKIYPQSLETPYTCYTGTSCAAAYISGICALLYENNPNLTFKDSVSLIKTCCNLLEMPKWLQGAGIIDLDRLLS; encoded by the coding sequence ATGTTTTCTATAAAAAATAAATTAGATAAAAACCTAAAAATTGCCATAACCAATAAACATTATAAAAATTATAGAATTATAATACATTGCAAATCTCTACCAGAGGTTATTGAAAAGAAAATAAGAACATATAAAGGAAACTTAATTCACTCTATTCCTTACATCAATTGTATTTCTACTATTCTCTCATCTAATGCTATAGAGAGAATTATAGAATATCCTGAAGTAGATTATGTAACTTTTGATGACTATGCTCTATTGTGTGGTAATGACATAGCTTCTTCTAATAAAATATCATTTGGGAAAAAGTGTAAATTAACTGGTAAGAATATAGGTATAGGATTAATTGATAGTGGTGTTTATCCTCATACTGATTTGTTGACACCTAGTAATAAAATTAAAAAATTCACAGATCTCTTAAATAACTATAGTTATCCATATGATGATAATGGACATGGAACTTTCATGAGTGGTATAATATCTGGCAGTGGTTATCTATCAAAAGGTGTTAATAGGGGAATAGCTGAAAATTCCCATTTATATTGCATGAAAGCTTTTAATAGCCTAGGTAAAGGTTATATATCTGATATATTATTTTCTATAGCAACTATTATTTCTGAAAGTGAAGAATATAACATAAAAGTAATATGCCTTCCATTTGAACTAATCTCAAATGATTATTTCAAGCTTTCCTTATTTGAACAACTTTTTAAGATAGCATCTAATAATTATAATTTAACAATCGTAGTTCCATCAGGTCACAATGGTAATTCAGAATGCAGTATTTCAGGTATTGCCACTCTAGATAACTGTATTACTGTAGGCGGATTAGATACCACTAAACATAACTTTAAACCATACAAATATTCATCTAGTGGACCATTTTCTAAACTAGAAAAACCTGATATATGCGCAGCTGCTGTAAATATATGCTCATTAAATACGAATAAAAATTATATATCGGAAAGAAATGGAGCAAAAATATATCCTCAATCTTTAGAGACTCCTTACACTTGCTATACTGGCACATCCTGTGCAGCTGCTTATATAAGTGGCATTTGTGCTCTATTATACGAAAACAATCCTAATTTAACTTTTAAAGATTCAGTTTCTCTTATAAAAACATGCTGTAACCTTTTAGAAATGCCTAAATGGCTTCAAGGAGCTGGAATAATAGATTTAGATAGACTGCTATCTTAA
- a CDS encoding TM1266 family iron-only hydrogenase system putative regulator, whose protein sequence is MEKRIGVVGIVVEDLENSSKVNSILHSFASIIVGRMGIPYKEKNISVISLIVDGTSDSISAMTGKLGKIEGVNVKSAITRK, encoded by the coding sequence ATGGAAAAAAGAATTGGTGTTGTGGGTATAGTTGTAGAAGATCTTGAAAATTCATCAAAAGTTAATAGCATTCTTCATTCTTTTGCAAGTATAATTGTTGGAAGAATGGGAATTCCATACAAGGAAAAAAACATATCAGTTATATCATTAATTGTTGATGGTACATCAGATAGTATAAGTGCTATGACTGGTAAATTAGGCAAAATTGAGGGTGTCAATGTTAAATCTGCCATAACAAGAAAATAA
- a CDS encoding selenium metabolism-associated LysR family transcriptional regulator: MDFKQIEAFINVAKFKSFSKAANACFLSQPAISSHISSLEKQLKIQLFDRTSKEVLLTPAGSSFLNYAIDILNARDKAISNLAKFNETVSGKLKLASSTTPCNTIVPILIKKFHTLYPEVSFDVMERSSREIIENIIRFDCELGIIGELVNDEKIKSYKLIEDDLIVISSPEFNLPSSMKIEELLKYPFVLREEGSATRKTFEDALQKQEFDTSTMEICFEVNNLDSLLQFVKQGLGISVVSSQVFRDYISYGLIKETSIENLCLKRYIYLILSSKRTLTPTSKAFFNLCKNYFKFD; encoded by the coding sequence ATGGATTTTAAACAAATAGAAGCTTTCATAAATGTGGCAAAATTTAAAAGCTTCTCTAAAGCTGCAAATGCTTGTTTTTTATCACAACCTGCTATTAGTTCACATATATCTAGTTTAGAAAAGCAACTTAAAATACAGCTTTTTGATAGAACTTCAAAAGAAGTACTTTTAACACCAGCTGGAAGCTCGTTTCTAAATTATGCTATAGACATTTTAAATGCACGTGATAAAGCTATTTCTAATCTAGCCAAATTTAATGAAACAGTCAGTGGAAAACTTAAATTAGCCTCTAGTACTACTCCTTGTAATACAATAGTACCTATTTTAATAAAGAAATTTCACACTTTATATCCTGAAGTCTCTTTTGATGTAATGGAAAGAAGTTCTAGAGAAATAATTGAAAATATTATTAGATTTGACTGTGAATTAGGCATTATTGGTGAGTTAGTTAATGATGAAAAAATTAAAAGCTATAAACTAATTGAAGATGATTTGATCGTAATATCATCACCAGAATTTAACTTACCAAGTTCTATGAAAATAGAAGAACTGTTAAAGTATCCATTTGTTTTAAGAGAAGAAGGTTCTGCTACAAGAAAAACCTTTGAAGATGCTCTACAAAAACAAGAATTTGATACATCTACCATGGAGATATGCTTTGAAGTCAATAATTTAGATAGCTTACTTCAATTTGTTAAGCAAGGTTTAGGTATATCTGTAGTATCTAGTCAAGTGTTTAGAGATTACATATCCTATGGACTTATAAAAGAAACTTCTATAGAAAATTTATGTTTAAAAAGATATATTTATTTAATATTAAGTTCTAAAAGGACACTTACTCCAACATCTAAAGCTTTCTTTAATTTATGTAAAAACTACTTTAAATTTGATTAG
- a CDS encoding DMT family transporter, producing the protein MLGIIFSIIAGISMSLQGVFNTRLGEKIGLWETNAIVQGTGFALTLITLFLLGNGSLSNIKYCNKIYLLGGFLGVIITFTVMKGIASLGATYSIATILVAQLTAAALIDAFGFFGATQVKFHITKIIGICIMILGIIIFKWKG; encoded by the coding sequence ATGCTAGGTATAATATTTTCAATAATAGCAGGTATATCTATGAGTCTTCAAGGAGTTTTCAATACAAGACTCGGAGAAAAAATAGGATTATGGGAAACAAATGCTATAGTTCAAGGCACAGGTTTTGCTTTAACTTTAATTACTTTGTTTCTTTTAGGTAATGGAAGCCTTAGCAACATAAAGTACTGCAATAAAATATACTTATTAGGTGGTTTTCTTGGAGTTATTATTACTTTCACCGTAATGAAGGGTATTGCAAGTTTAGGCGCTACTTACTCCATTGCAACAATATTAGTAGCTCAATTAACCGCTGCTGCTTTAATCGATGCTTTTGGATTTTTTGGTGCAACTCAAGTTAAATTTCACATCACTAAAATAATTGGAATCTGTATAATGATCTTAGGTATTATAATATTTAAATGGAAAGGCTAA
- a CDS encoding dUTP diphosphatase, whose amino-acid sequence MNLEKLFHLQQNLNERIEKEHDLSQTSLLSKKVLALQVELAELANETKCFKYWSSKSASDRSIILEEFVDCLHFILSLGLEKNFENINKIDVKDSQYDIIAQFLNLYVDINDFFICSSKDNYITLFEDFLALGKSLDFNIEDIENAYLIKNSINHKRQDEGY is encoded by the coding sequence ATGAATCTGGAAAAATTATTTCACTTACAACAAAATCTAAATGAACGTATAGAAAAAGAACATGACCTTAGTCAAACTTCTTTGTTGTCCAAAAAAGTATTAGCACTTCAAGTAGAACTTGCAGAACTTGCTAATGAAACTAAATGTTTTAAATATTGGAGCTCTAAATCAGCCTCAGATAGGAGTATTATTTTAGAAGAATTTGTTGATTGTCTTCATTTCATACTAAGCTTAGGATTAGAAAAAAACTTTGAAAATATAAACAAGATAGATGTTAAAGACTCTCAATATGATATAATTGCTCAATTTTTAAATCTCTATGTAGATATAAATGATTTTTTCATTTGTTCTTCTAAAGATAATTACATAACTTTATTTGAAGACTTTCTTGCTCTAGGAAAAAGCCTTGATTTTAACATAGAAGACATAGAAAATGCTTACCTTATTAAAAATTCTATTAATCATAAACGACAAGATGAAGGATATTAA
- a CDS encoding phosphoglycerate dehydrogenase: MKNKVLFTYNYGTDKMEEIKKLGYDIKIINEKDVKYTKDLEDIEILVCYNPFKTLDICKMKKLKWIQLSSAGIDQLPIEYIINSSISISNNRGGYSIPMGEWIVLKALELLKRSSKFYENQKSKVWKIDTTVLELFNKTIGFIGTGSIAREAAKRFSGFGVKILGLNTNGRPVDNFHKCFSNKNIDEMLGLCDVVVITIPYTDETHHLINEDKFNKMKSGVYLINVARGSIIDENALIKNIDKGKIGGAALDVVEKEPLDINSSLWNFDNVIITPHNSWISEMRNARRFNLIYENLKRYKNNESPINLVDLNKGY; the protein is encoded by the coding sequence ATGAAAAATAAGGTTTTATTTACTTATAATTATGGTACAGATAAAATGGAAGAAATTAAGAAATTGGGTTATGATATAAAAATAATTAATGAAAAAGATGTAAAGTATACTAAGGATTTAGAGGATATTGAAATTTTAGTTTGTTATAATCCATTTAAAACCTTGGATATATGTAAAATGAAGAAATTGAAGTGGATTCAACTTTCTAGTGCAGGAATAGATCAGCTACCAATTGAATATATAATAAATAGTTCTATTAGCATAAGTAATAATAGAGGTGGATATAGTATTCCTATGGGAGAGTGGATTGTATTAAAGGCTTTGGAATTGTTAAAGCGTAGTAGTAAATTTTATGAAAATCAAAAAAGTAAAGTATGGAAAATAGATACTACAGTATTAGAATTATTTAATAAAACAATTGGATTTATAGGTACAGGTAGTATTGCCCGGGAAGCGGCAAAAAGATTCTCAGGATTTGGTGTAAAAATATTAGGATTAAATACTAATGGAAGGCCTGTTGATAATTTTCATAAATGCTTTTCAAATAAAAATATTGATGAAATGTTAGGATTATGTGATGTAGTGGTTATTACAATACCTTATACTGATGAAACTCATCACCTTATTAATGAAGATAAGTTTAATAAAATGAAAAGCGGAGTATATTTAATAAATGTAGCAAGAGGTTCTATAATAGATGAAAATGCATTAATAAAAAATATTGATAAAGGTAAGATAGGTGGAGCTGCATTGGATGTAGTAGAAAAAGAACCTTTAGATATAAATAGTTCTCTATGGAATTTTGATAATGTTATAATAACTCCACACAATTCATGGATATCAGAAATGAGAAATGCTAGAAGATTTAACTTAATATATGAAAATTTAAAAAGGTATAAAAATAATGAAAGTCCAATAAATTTAGTTGATTTGAATAAGGGATATTAG